CAGGCCTACATAGCAGAACTCCCGGGGCGTTGGACAGAGAAGGTGGGTGTGTAACTTGTCACCTCAGAGAGTCGCAATCCGGAGGAAGGACCCGCCTTCCCGGTACTGTGGGCCCACTTCGGTCTTCTCCCTGAGAAGAAAGTTCGGGCCCGACTTCCTCGCTCAGGGCCGCCTACCCTAGGGGACCCACGCGCCCTCCTCCCCTGCCGCCATTTCCCAGCAGGCCTCCAGGGGGCCTCCCCGCTGTAGCCTTCCTGGCGGGCCGCTCGGCGAAGGAACGCGCCCCGGCCGGGACCAGTGCGCGGACAATGACCCCTTCTCCCCTCGACGGCTTCTCCTGCCGACACCGTCCCCCCACCGTCCACCCCCCAGGCAAACCTATTAGCCATTCAGGACGACAAAACCCCCGCAGCCCCGCGCATTGTCCCGCCGAGCGCCCGGCCACAGTCATTAGCCCTGATTATGCTGAGCCGCCTGACAGCCCTGCGGGCCGCTGGGCAGACCCACCTCCCCTTCACCGCCACCCCCGGCCCCGCCTCACAATAGGAGCGGAAATCGTCCGCGCTCCCGCGTCCAGGCTGAATAGAGCGAAAAGCTGCTTCTCTTCTTCTCCCGTCCCATTCACTTTGTCTTTAgacacaatatttttttcctttttgttaaaatTAGGGGGAGAGAACGAGGTCAAGGAAGACTTTGCTAGAGCTCTTTGCCTGTCATTTGTTTAATGTAAACAAAGAGCaagtcctcccccacccccagcctctcaTCCCCTCCCTCCCAGATTTTTATAAACAAACTAGTGACTAGAAAGGCGGTGGAGGTGGGGTGAAACCAGCGCGGCGGGTGGAAGCGGAGTGGGTCGTTAAGGGGGATGAGAGAGGAGCTGCGGCATTTGGGGAGCAGGAGCCATCGCGCTTTTGGAGGGTGGTTGAAATATTTATAACCGGTAAAGGAGCCTGAGCTAGGGCTGGGGGTTAAATCCTCACACTGGCCAGGTCCgttgaaatataaaaatgcagctTCTTTCCACTTTGCTGGAGTAAGTGCTTTTTGGGGAATTGttacaggaaaataatttcaagaaagaaagaaaagaaacacatcgTATGGAGATTTCTCCAAATTCAGAAACCTTCAGCATTGCTACTAcctggaattaaaaaacaaaaaaaacaaacgtcCTTTCTAGACCAGgataaaactaaggaaaaaaactaaaaagaaaacgaaaacctTTTACAATACCAGTCCATGGGAAGATTTGGACCAATTCCCAACATGTGATCATCGAAGAATTAATTGATTGTTCACAAAAGCAGTTAGGTGCCATCGGGTTtcagataaacatttttaaaatcttttaaataatatgtcACCCtttaagatattattaaaattagataaaGCTTAAGATTGGTGAAACAGAATAGCTACTTTACAATATAATCCTTAGGCAGCATGTTACTTCAAGCAAATGAGATGTACTTTAAAGAAAGATGTAGTTCAAAGGCTTTCaccaaagcaggaagaaaaatccTCTATCAATTCTCTATCACTGTTTGGCCTTCTCTTTTTTTGCTAAGCGATGAAGCATTCTTCAGAAATTTTTGTAAAGAGAAAGTTTAGTTCTTAGCAGTGCTATTACCCACCcctgtttttgaaaaatgcatagtGGACATTTCCTTCTGCATTTGAACTGGTGAGTGAGGTGGGATTTTAGAATCTCAAATTCCTTTATATCAGTCCACTAATTAgacctttcccttccctcttgaATTTGCATCAGCTTAAAGGATAAAATTTGCCAACTATCTTCTTCAAATGCTGGTCTGGACAGCTCCACAGTTAGGATGTGGTAGGCTGGGGAACAAGACTGGAAATGCCTTGATTTTTCACTGAAGTGCAATACACTTTGGCAGATtcaggactagggtgaggcaaaGGAGGCACCTAGagtacaaaatttaaggaggcactcactcCCAGATGCCTTGTACTTGCTGTACTTGTTTGACCTTGAGAGTGAATACCTCCCTAAATTTTGTACTCTAGGTGCCTCCTGTGCCTCAGTGGGGCCCTTGTCCTGCTCCTTGGCATTCCTGAAACTACCAGGGGCTCtaggaaataaaatagagtctTGAGGAAGTTCTACCATTCTAGCCTTTCAGGACCCACAGTAgggcatttgtttgttttctggaagaaCACCAGCTTGCCCCACTCCTTCCACCTAGAGCTCTTGTGCAAGAGAGTTTTGATTGTCAACAGTTCTCTGGATAAGGGCTTCTTTATACACTGGcaatcatttataaatcccaaaTGGGGCTAAATCTGTTCAAGCGATTTAGAAACCAAAACCAACCCTTATTTATGTCCTAGGCTTCCCCATATATCTTGCCATTTGACTGCTTTTTGTCTCCATGACTTCACTTATTTTTGTTCAGTTTGCACATTGGCACTTCTACCCAAATAAGTTAGCAGGCTTCTGAACCAAAGAAGCCTATGTTAAGGACATATGTCCATAAGGACAAAGAAGCATATGTTAAGGACAGAAAGGCAAATTGAAAGGAGTCCAGTGGGGAGCAGAGCTTGAGGAGGAAAGTTCAGTTCAAGTGATTCAAAGATCAAAGTCAAATTTTACAATATGCAATCCATGTCACTAGGTAAAAAGCTTAGAGACTCTGGATAGCATTTTCTTTGTTAGTACAAGgacagagttttgttttatttttgtttgttgtgtgtgtctgtgtgtgtgtgtgtgtgtgtgtgtgcacgcgcgcgcctGCACACTTTGGGAGGGcaaattaaatactaaaaatatttgatgtttttaattGAAGCCATTACAGGACAAGGAGGCTCTGTATGACTTGTTTCAGATTTAACACAGATGATTTGTTTCAgatttaacacatttaaaatgccAGTCATTTCTCTGCAGCTTTCCATTTCATCTCAATATATGGCATGATTATATTCTTCCACCATCTCGGTATACcccttttgttaaaaataatacatttgattAAAACCTGCTTCTGCAGCAAGAAGATACTAGGCTAGTTATTACCTTTCCTATCTTCTTTTGTCTAATTTTAATGTGAGTTCAACCCTAAATACAATTTATGTTCTCTAGTATGATCATTGGTGCCTACTGCTTTTGTATGGGAGGGGCCTCAAAGGAGATGGAAAGCTTTACTCTTTGCAGAGACTGTCAGAATAgtcttacatttttatgaaataggaCTCACTATTGAGTCCCAGAATTTGGCTTCCTAAATTGTTCTTGAAAGCCCTTGACACTTAATAAAAGTGAGTGTGAGGTGAATAAGCCATACCTGTGCTGAGAATGTGGGGAGTTGCCTAATATAGAATGCTCATGTTGCCAATTTCTAGgtttaaatatatcatatatacatatgtacatgcatacatacgTATGTACCTACCTACACACACGCAATTTGACTTGGGAGGTGGCTATGTGGTTATGGACCTACCATgggctgttttaaaaatataccaggaGACATCAGAGAAGGCAAAATATATCATTTGCACTAGGGTCCTTGCCTGCCTGGTGAATAGAacgtctttctttttctttttctttttttttttttaaaggaatctgAGAGCAGCTCCCTTAATTAAGAAAGGTTGCTCACCAGGTTTTTATTGTTTGGCTTCTCCATACAAACCCCTCCGCTCCACCCTGCGCCTTTAGAAACAGGAAGTTCCCAAGATACAGAGAAACCTACCATGGCAGTCtcttaaataagtaaataaacagcatatatatgttttgtttaaaaaactttaaagcaaaagttatacatatataacagCGTCCTTTCGACGTGAAATACCCACGGGAGATTCAGGCAGGTGCTCAGCGTGCAGTTCAGGTTCCGGAGGCATCCTTGCAGCAAACTCCTTGggaaaaagcaaagcaagaaGAACGTGGCACTGGGTCGGGCCTCACCGTGGGCCGCAGCAGTAGAGGCCGAGGGGGGCGCCAGTGGAGCCGCGCGGGCCACCGGGTGGACACGGCAACCCGAGCTCGCGCGTCCCTCATCCCGAGCTCCTGGCCACCTGGCTTCGAAAACGCTGGGTTTGCTTGGTCTTTCAtctttcctccttcattttgtttttctcgtTTTGTACACCGCATTCTGTTTCTGAGCGTGCTGCGTGGGCAGCTCAGATGTCGCACTCGCTGTCGCTAGACGTGATGGAGATGGCCGAAGTGGCTGCCTTACTAGATAGACTGGCGGCCGGGCTGGAGACGGCGCCCAGCACCTCGGGCGTGCCCTCTTCCTCGGCTCTTAGAGCCCGCCCGGAGCTCTGCGACAGGACTTGCTGCTGGAGTCTACcgggaaggaaagaaacatgagTCACAGCGTGTAACAGCCTCCCGTTGCCCACTGGTCCGCATCCTTTAAGCCCAGCGGTCAGCGGCTCTCTCACACCCGGACAGTTAAAGCTGGTAAGGTGAGGCAACAGAAGCCCGGCAGTACCAGTACTCCGCAGCGGCCTCTCCGCAGAGCCCTGCAGTTGCAACCCCCCCTTCAGAGTCCTTTCTCCACTCCCAGTCTCTCTCTTGTCAGCGGGATGTTGGGCTTGCAGGGTCATTTCCGGTTGTTGGCCACCTTTGAGAGATTTACAATACCGTCAGGATAAATGAAGTATGGGTGACAAGGACAGAGTAGGCTCTGGGACAGGGGACCCCTTCCCAGCATGTGTCTGCTTGGGGCAGACACCTGTGTCAGTGTCCCTGAGGCCTGGTTGGCCCAAAGCTTACCGCAAAAGAAGATGCCTGGGGGTTCCAGGGAGCATTTGGGCCTTGGGGAAGATGCTGAGTTCTTGGTCAAAATGTTTGTCTAATCGAGATCCATACGCTGGGGAATGAAAAGGCACAGCCAACTAGTTTGCTGTTTTGTGATTCGGCTGCCCACGAGTGGAAGAGAACTCGATTTCCTTCTTAGAGACATGAGTCCATGGAAAACTGTTTTCATAGCATCAGAGAAGGATGCATCTGggctttaaaaatgacaataaactGCCACATTGCTACTAATAAGAGGGTTTCACTTAGTAACAGGAGTCTGGGCCAAGGTTGACAAGAATTAGCTTCGGGCCTTGGGGTCCCTAATTGTTCCtgggattttaattttcttatcccCTCCCAAAACAGGCTTGATTTGGTGACTGCAACCAGCTGCTGGAGAGATCCCCCCAGGCGCCCAGAAAAAGAGGGTGGGGAACCAAGAGCCCGGAAGGAAACCTCTGCCCAGAATCCCAGGGGCTCATAACCGAAGACAGACCGCGCTCCTAACTGCTGAATCCAAGTCGTCGGGCCCAGGGTAAGAGCGCCCAGGGTGCGGTCTCCCGCCCCCTGCCGGGTGAGCGCAGGGCGAGAAGGCTCTAGGTACCCACCTGTTCTTTGCGGCAGCTGCCCGGTCCCTTTGTCGGCGGTTTTTGAACCAGTTGCCCACCTGCGTAGGGGTCAGTCCAGTTGCCTGGGCGAGCTCACGCTTTTTGCTGGGGTTGGGGTACGGGTCCTGCAGGTACCATTCCCGTAGCAGGTGCCGCGTGCGCTCCTTGAAGCAGTGTGTCTTCTGTTCGCCATCCCAAATGGTGCGCGGCAGCGGGAACTTCTTCCTCACGCGGTACTTGTCCACGGGCCCCAGGGGCCGTCCACGCAGCTTCTCAGCCTCCTGGTAATGCGCTTCAAGCCACAGAGCCTGAAGCTTGGCGTGCGACTCCTTGGTGAACTTGTGGTTTTCTAGGAT
The nucleotide sequence above comes from Rhinolophus ferrumequinum isolate MPI-CBG mRhiFer1 chromosome 6, mRhiFer1_v1.p, whole genome shotgun sequence. Encoded proteins:
- the SIX6 gene encoding homeobox protein SIX6; translated protein: MFQLPILNFSPQQVAGVCETLEESGDVERLGRFLWSLPVAPAACEALNKNESVLRARAIVAFHGGNYRELYHILENHKFTKESHAKLQALWLEAHYQEAEKLRGRPLGPVDKYRVRKKFPLPRTIWDGEQKTHCFKERTRHLLREWYLQDPYPNPSKKRELAQATGLTPTQVGNWFKNRRQRDRAAAAKNRLQQQVLSQSSGRALRAEEEGTPEVLGAVSSPAASLSSKAATSAISITSSDSECDI